A genomic window from Elaeis guineensis isolate ETL-2024a chromosome 3, EG11, whole genome shotgun sequence includes:
- the LOC105040983 gene encoding vacuolar cation/proton exchanger 1a isoform X2, with translation MASVEEATRRLEDGARGKEAPVLPPRRTGHGMSSSSLLRRRSDRSVLSKVRSEPLRRLLANLQEVFLGTKLSPLFPAVPLAIAAQCFDFGRAWVFALSMVGLAPLAERLSFLSEQISYYAGPTVGGLLNATCGNAPELIIALLALQNDKMEVLKWSLVGSILSNLLLVLGSSLFCGGIANYTKERPFDRKQSDVNLSLLLLGALCYIFALVLRQSASVGEGDAGEGAALSLSRSCSTVMLVAYFGCLFFQLKTHRQLFEPPEDEADSDDDTVSDTPVIGFASAFAWLVGMTAAVAVLSDSVVTTIEAASESWGMSVSFISVILLPVVGNAAEHAAAIIFAFKNKIDITLGITLGSSTQISMFVVPLSVIAAWIKGIHMDLDFELLETGSLVMSILITAFTLQDGTWHYMKGFVLLLCYVVIGASFFILGPSLDQANATNSGVKTIPTNSVKA, from the exons ATGGCTTCGGTAGAAGAGGCGACGAGGCGTTTGGAGGATGGAGCCCGGGGCAAGGAGGCGCCGGTGCTCCCCCCGCGGCGGACGGGCCACGGTATGTCGTCCTCGTCACTGCTTCGAAGGAGGTCGGATCGGTCGGTGCTGTCCAAAGTGAGAAGCGAGCCCCTCAGGCGGCTGCTGGCCAACCTCCAGGAGGTATTCCTCGGGACCAAGCTCTCCCCCCTCTTCCCCGCCGTGCCCCTCGCCATCGCCGCCCAATGCTTCGATTTCGGCCGA GCTTGGGTTTTTGCGTTGAGTATGGTGGGCCTCGCTCCTCTTGCCGAACGGTTGAGCTTTCTAAGCGA GCAAATCTCGTATTACGCTGGTCCAACGG TTGGTGGGCTCCTGAACGCGACCTGTGGGAACGCACCCGAGCTCATAATCGCACTGCTGGCCCTCCAAAATGACAAGATGGAGGTCCTCAAGTGGTCCCTTGTCGGTTCCATCCTCTCCAACCTCCTCCTCGTCCTcggctcctccctcttctgcggcGGAATCGCCAACTACACCAAGGAACGCCCTTTCGACCGG AAGCAAAGCGACGTGAACTTGAGCCTTCTGCTGCTGGGCGCGCTGTGCTACATCTTCGCGCTGGTTCTTCGACAGTCCGCGAGCGTTGGAGAGGGCGATGCGGGGGAAGGAGCGGCGCTGAGCCTTTCAAGATCGTGCAGCACTGTGATGCTCGTTGCCTACTTCGGATGCCTCTTCTTCCAGTTGAAGACCCATCGCCAGCTCTTTGAACCGCCGGAG GATGAAGCTGATAGCGATGATGACACTGTTTCAGATACACCAGTGATTGGTTTTGCTAGCGCATTTGCTTGGTTAGTAGGGATGACTGCTGCGGTTGCAGTTTTGTCAGATTCTGTTGTTACTACCATTGAG GCAGCATCGGAGTCATGGGGAATGTCTGTAAGCTTCATTAGTGTTATCTTGCTGCCCGTTGTTGGAAATGCGGCAGAACATGCAGCTGCAATCATCTTTGCTTTCAAGAACAAGATT GATATCACTCTGGGCATCACTCTTGGTTCATCAACTCAAATATCCATGTTTGTG GTTCCATTAAGTGTAATAGCGGCATGGATAAAGGGTATCCACATGGATCTTGATTTTGAGCTCTTGGAGACAGGATCACTAGTTATGTCAATCCTTATAACTGCCTTCACCCTTCAG GATGGCACTTGGCACTATATGAAGGGATTTGTTCTCCTACTTTGCTACGTTGTTATTGGTGCATCATTTTTCATCCTTGGACCCTCTCTAG ATCAAGCAAACGCCACCAACTCGGGTGTCAAAACAATACCAACGAACTCTGTAAAGGCTTAG
- the LOC105040983 gene encoding vacuolar cation/proton exchanger 1a isoform X1 has translation MASVEEATRRLEDGARGKEAPVLPPRRTGHGMSSSSLLRRRSDRSVLSKVRSEPLRRLLANLQEVFLGTKLSPLFPAVPLAIAAQCFDFGRAWVFALSMVGLAPLAERLSFLSEQISYYAGPTVGGLLNATCGNAPELIIALLALQNDKMEVLKWSLVGSILSNLLLVLGSSLFCGGIANYTKERPFDRKQSDVNLSLLLLGALCYIFALVLRQSASVGEGDAGEGAALSLSRSCSTVMLVAYFGCLFFQLKTHRQLFEPPEDEADSDDDTVSDTPVIGFASAFAWLVGMTAAVAVLSDSVVTTIEAASESWGMSVSFISVILLPVVGNAAEHAAAIIFAFKNKIDITLGITLGSSTQISMFVVPLSVIAAWIKGIHMDLDFELLETGSLVMSILITAFTLQDGTWHYMKGFVLLLCYVVIGASFFILGPSLGKDPCGIAAANYQPRAWYHVSF, from the exons ATGGCTTCGGTAGAAGAGGCGACGAGGCGTTTGGAGGATGGAGCCCGGGGCAAGGAGGCGCCGGTGCTCCCCCCGCGGCGGACGGGCCACGGTATGTCGTCCTCGTCACTGCTTCGAAGGAGGTCGGATCGGTCGGTGCTGTCCAAAGTGAGAAGCGAGCCCCTCAGGCGGCTGCTGGCCAACCTCCAGGAGGTATTCCTCGGGACCAAGCTCTCCCCCCTCTTCCCCGCCGTGCCCCTCGCCATCGCCGCCCAATGCTTCGATTTCGGCCGA GCTTGGGTTTTTGCGTTGAGTATGGTGGGCCTCGCTCCTCTTGCCGAACGGTTGAGCTTTCTAAGCGA GCAAATCTCGTATTACGCTGGTCCAACGG TTGGTGGGCTCCTGAACGCGACCTGTGGGAACGCACCCGAGCTCATAATCGCACTGCTGGCCCTCCAAAATGACAAGATGGAGGTCCTCAAGTGGTCCCTTGTCGGTTCCATCCTCTCCAACCTCCTCCTCGTCCTcggctcctccctcttctgcggcGGAATCGCCAACTACACCAAGGAACGCCCTTTCGACCGG AAGCAAAGCGACGTGAACTTGAGCCTTCTGCTGCTGGGCGCGCTGTGCTACATCTTCGCGCTGGTTCTTCGACAGTCCGCGAGCGTTGGAGAGGGCGATGCGGGGGAAGGAGCGGCGCTGAGCCTTTCAAGATCGTGCAGCACTGTGATGCTCGTTGCCTACTTCGGATGCCTCTTCTTCCAGTTGAAGACCCATCGCCAGCTCTTTGAACCGCCGGAG GATGAAGCTGATAGCGATGATGACACTGTTTCAGATACACCAGTGATTGGTTTTGCTAGCGCATTTGCTTGGTTAGTAGGGATGACTGCTGCGGTTGCAGTTTTGTCAGATTCTGTTGTTACTACCATTGAG GCAGCATCGGAGTCATGGGGAATGTCTGTAAGCTTCATTAGTGTTATCTTGCTGCCCGTTGTTGGAAATGCGGCAGAACATGCAGCTGCAATCATCTTTGCTTTCAAGAACAAGATT GATATCACTCTGGGCATCACTCTTGGTTCATCAACTCAAATATCCATGTTTGTG GTTCCATTAAGTGTAATAGCGGCATGGATAAAGGGTATCCACATGGATCTTGATTTTGAGCTCTTGGAGACAGGATCACTAGTTATGTCAATCCTTATAACTGCCTTCACCCTTCAG GATGGCACTTGGCACTATATGAAGGGATTTGTTCTCCTACTTTGCTACGTTGTTATTGGTGCATCATTTTTCATCCTTGGACCCTCTCTAG